The following are encoded together in the Silurus meridionalis isolate SWU-2019-XX chromosome 2, ASM1480568v1, whole genome shotgun sequence genome:
- the LOC124378033 gene encoding uncharacterized protein LOC124378033, which produces MTSGSQIIGYMVYNMNNIQDKGTGNDTDTSPTPSPTTPQEETSSESATTIDGSVSFYVELVFSNSSTVPSECSVLRDIEALLQSAPTNPTDSVTVIFYTYGEISNTSFTVKIIFSINNISMPKNPDLRNDTYIHLESIINKTVNTLLNDSGAPSVESTTYNFMSSGDQVTGHIIYSLEGCLHQPENDTSPTLTPTTTLVQTSPGSPTTIDGSAVVNVRMVFHNSISVPSEDVVLSDFKAMLNSTLSKFPNSVTVQNVTYEPISNTSFVVLVTFSISSISMPEDPALRNDTYTQVKVLINDTVNTVLNNSGTQRPVELTSYNFKSLGDQVTGYMEYSLQSLLSQPENDTSPTLTPTTTLVQTSPRSPTIIDGSAVVYVRMVFENYTSVPSSFADIKNLNNSVNFSDSLTVLSSSYNNISNTSFEVNITFVISNINNPENPELRNNAYVQAKTIVNNAVNTLLTGTNVVTFAPNTSSFMTSGSQIIGYMVYNMNNIQDKGTGNDTETTTVLPTIKNGIVLINISIIFENMTIVPSEAAVLKAANEKLVTKIRTKRGTQKLDSPVQISLQFNKTGSNSFRLDMEFKIFNVSLPVQCNETNINSTYELIQQSINSLMNSLMTAQQTPLFSFPRANYTCDGTALIITANEVYRYKEGDFGSGSAFLVEILRQSGMVYYIYPALDKIPPNPKPGNSSYTGVAWILGFIIPCAIVLILLPFWILLCCILCGCCAGIRRRWRRRQSYNVQYQTHNSLF; this is translated from the exons AT GACCTCAGGAAGTCAAATTATTGGTTATATGgtatataatatgaataacATCCAGGATAAAGGGACTGGAAACGATACTG acacatctccaacaccttcTCCAACTACTCCTCAGGAGGAGACGTCTTCAGAATCTGCAACTACAAT CGATGGATCAGTTTCGTTCTATGTAGAGTTGGTGTTCAGCAACTCTAGCACTGTTCCTAGTGAGTGTTCGGTCCTCAGGGACATTGAAGCTCTGCTGCAATCTGCTCCCACAAACCCCACTGACTCAGTCACAGTGATATTTTACACCTATGGAG AGATTTCgaacacctccttcactgtaaAAATTATATTCAGCATCAATAACATCAGTATGCCGAAGAACCCTGACCTCAGGAATGACACCTACATTCATTTGGAGAGCATCATCAATAAAACT GTAAACACACTTCTAAATGATTCTGGTGCACCTTCAGTGGAATCTACTACCTACAACTTTAT GAGTTCAGGGGATCAAGTTACTGGtcacattatatacagtttagAAGGCTGCCTCCATCAGCCTGAGAACG ACACATCTCCAACACTTACTCCAACTACTACGCTGGTACAGACTTCTCCAGGATCTCCAACCACAAT CGATGGATCAGCTGTGGTCAACGTCAGGATGGTGTTCCACAACTCCATTTCTGTTCCTAGTGAGGATGTCGTCCTGAGTGATTTCAAAGCCATGCTGAACTCCACACTCTCAAAATTCCCCAACTCTGTAACAGTGCAGAACGTCACCTACGAAC CGATTTCAAACACCTCCTTCGTAGTTCTCGTTACATTCAGCATCAGTAGCATCAGCATGCCGGAGGATCCTGCCCTGAGGAACGACACCTACACCCAAGTAAAGGTCCTCATCAATGACACT GTAAACACAGTTCTAAATAATTCTGGGACGCAGCGTCCAGTGGAACTCACTTCCTACAACTTCAA GAGTTTAGGGGATCAAGTTACTGGTTACATGGAATACAGTTTACAAAGCCTCCTCAGTCAGCCTGAAAACG ACACATCTCCAACACTTACTCCAACTACTACTCTGGTACAGACTTCTCCACGATCTCCAACCATAAT CGATGGATCAGCTGTGGTCTACGTCAGGATGGTGTTCGAAAACTACACTTCTGTTCCCAGTTCTTTTGCAGATATAAAGAACTTGAATAATTCTGTAAACTTCTCTGATTCTCTAACAGTGCTGAGCTCCAGCTATAACa ACATTTCAAACACCTCCTTTGAAGTTAACATTACATTTGTCATCAGTAACATCAACAATCCAGAGAACCCTGAGCTGAGGAACAATGCCTATGTCCAAGCAAAGACCATCGTCAATAACGCT GTAAACACACTTCTAACTGGAACTAATGTAGTAACATTTGCACCCAATACCTCAAGCTTCAT GACCTCAGGAAGTCAAATTATTGGTTATATGgtatataatatgaataacATCCAGGATAAAGGGACTGGAAACGATACTG AAACCACTACAGTATTACCCACCATCAA AAATGGAATTGTACTCattaacatttccattatatttGAGAACATGACGATTGTACCTTCTGAGGCTGCAGTTCTTAAAGCAGCTAATGAAAAGCTGGTAACAAAGATCAGAACTAAACGTGGGACACAGAAACTAGATTCACCTGTCCAGATAAGCCTTCAGTTTAATA AAACTGGCAGCAACTCATTCCGTTTGGACATGGAATTCAAGATATTTAACGTCTCCCTACCTGTTCAGTGTAATGAAACAAACATTAATTCCACCTATGAATTAATACAACAATCAATCAACAGCCTG ATGAATTCATTAATGACAGCACAACAGACCCCACTGTTTTCTTTCCCACGAGCTAATTACAC CTGTGATGGTACTGCATTAATTATTACTGCAAATGAAGTATATCGTTATAAAGAAGGTGACTTTGGGTCAGGAAGTGCCTTTCTTGTTGAAATACTCCGACAAAGTGGTATGGTTTACTATATATATCCTGCTCTTGACAAAATTCCTCCCAACCCAAAACCTGGAAACAGCAGCTACACAGGGGTTGCATGGATCTTGGGATTCATTATCCCCTGTGCTATAGTGCTCATTCTACTGCCATTTTGGATTCTACTCTGT tgTATTCTTTGTGGATGCTGTGCAGGAATTAGGAGACGCTGGCGCAGGAGACAGTCATACAATGTTCAATATCAAACTCACAACAGCCTCTTCTAA
- the si:dkey-56e3.3 gene encoding zinc finger and SCAN domain-containing protein 2 — MAAAEVSSMARVLAFQTQIASVMEVFANAAVAEICKVVDVSFTELHMEMVKSQKENIVLKRRLKMIEMRESFYRRANRMKDTRGEGGRVRVKISAVEPERCTEETPACDPVTHTPAQQECVMECVEQDGQSDILTLKQERTEIISKEQDTETRDTTGRENIQQHNSLQQQQSDEECDYLKAEEGVECGDAAAHKGTCPDEGSFSIEADDVADASWEGGRFDSSPPRLAYSGADVGADMGAATSLNDYFLHRDGVCSYSTEVSCNSSLPEVHFSHADERIVSASHAGSFKADRLEVCKYCGKHFPHASALVLHQRVHTGEKPYYCALCGKRFSQASSLKKHYSMHRGEKPFSCLHCGKLFSDQSNLKKHVNVHTGEKPYCCVQCGKTFNQSSNLKTHMKIHTREKPFSCEHCGQIFAYKSSLVKHQQRNCLIMQNSIQNPLQNSIQNPLPQF, encoded by the exons ATGGCAGCCGCGGAGGTAAGCAGCATGGCGCGGGTTTTAGCGTTTCAGACTCAGATCGCCTCGGTGATGGAGGTGTTTGCTAACGCCGCTGTGGCGGAGATCTGTAAGGTGGTGGATGTGAGCTTCACCGAGCTGCACATGGAGATGGTGAAGAGCCAGAAGGAGAACATTGTGCTGAAGCGCAGGCTGAAGATGATCGAAATGCGGGAGTCTTTTTACAGAAGAGCCAACAGGATGAAGGACACGCGGGGAGAgg gtgGGAGGGTGAGGGTGAAGATCAGTGCAGTAGAGCCTGAAAGATGCACTGAGGAAACACCAGCATGTgatcctgtaacacacacacctgctcaacag gaGTGTGTTATGGAGTGTGTGGAGCAGGATGGACAATCAGACATCCTCACGCTGAAACAGGAGAGAACGGAGATCATCAGTAAAGAGCAGGACACGGAGACTAGAGATACaa CCGGAAGAGAAAACATCCAGCAGCACAACTCACTCCAACAGCAGCag TCAGATGAAGAGTGTGACTATCTGAAGGCAGAAGAAGGTGTAGAGTGTGGAGATGCCGCAGCACACAAAG GAACCTGTCCTGATGAAGGCTCATTCAGTATAGAAGCTGATGATGTTGCTGATGCATCATGGGAAGGCGGCAGGTTCGACTCGTCCCCCCCACGCCTCGCGTACTCCGGAGCAGACGTGGGAGCAGACATGGGCGCAGCAACGTCTCTTAATGATTACTTCCTGCACAGAGACGGCGTGTGTTCCTACAGCACCGAGGTCAGCTGTAACTCGTCTCTTCCTGAAGTTCACTTCTCCCACGCCGACGAGCGAATCGTCTCTGCGTCCCACGCCGGCTCGTTTAAAGCCGACAGGCTGGAGGTGTGTAAATACTGCGGGAAACACTTCCCTCACGCCAGCGCCCTCGTCCTGCACCAGCGCGTCCACACGGGCGAGAAGCCGTACTACTGCGCGCTGTGCGGGAAACGCTTCAGTCAGGCTTCCAGTCTGAAGAAACATTACAGCATGCACCGAGGAGAAAAGCCCTTCAGCTGCCTGCACTGCGGGAAACTCTTCTCAGACCAGAGCAACCTGAAGAAGCACGTTAACGTGCACACGGGCGAGAAACCCTACTGCTGCGTGCAGTGTGGAAAAACCTTCAACCAGTCGTCCAACCTGAAGACGCATATGAAGATCCACACGCGGGAGAAACCATTCAGCTGCGAACACTGTGGTCAGATCTTCGCCTACAAGAGCAGCCTGGTGAAACATCAGCAGAGGAACTGCCTTATCATGCAGAACTCCATACAGAACCCCCTGCAGAACTCCATACAGAACCCCCTGCCTCAGTTTTAG